A window of Chitinophaga sp. MM2321 contains these coding sequences:
- the murC gene encoding UDP-N-acetylmuramate--L-alanine ligase, whose protein sequence is MDLNNIQRVYFIGIGGIGMSAIARFFNEKGVQVSGYDRTSTPLTRQLEAEGMQIHYTDDINILDQATNLVVYTPAIPTTHTELQWYRGHNFEVVKRSDVLQEITRSMFAITVAGTHGKTTVSTMIAHLLTDSGYGCNAFLGGISVNYNKNFWSSEKAVAVIEADEYDRSFLKLSPDIAVLTAMDADHLDIYGTATAMEDAFIEYTHNIKPNGTLIARFGLHRNNELNATNKLLYSIQNDVANAYAANIRMINGGYEFDVMQQDWMIDNIQMHLGGMHNVENAVAAITVAHLLGIGADKIKAAMASFKGIKRRFEYVIKNEQQVYIDDYAHHPEELRALITSAKALFPGKKCTVIFQPHLFTRTRDLADGFAESLSLADEVILLPIYPARELPIEGVTSEILAAKITVPVQILQKEEVLEWIKKNDVSLLITAGAGDIDQLKEPISHLLK, encoded by the coding sequence ATGGATTTGAACAACATACAACGGGTTTATTTCATCGGCATCGGTGGTATTGGCATGAGCGCCATTGCACGCTTTTTCAACGAAAAGGGCGTGCAGGTAAGCGGTTATGACCGTACTTCCACCCCACTCACCAGGCAACTGGAAGCGGAAGGTATGCAGATCCATTATACAGACGACATCAATATATTAGATCAGGCAACTAACCTGGTCGTATATACGCCGGCTATCCCGACCACACATACAGAACTGCAATGGTACCGTGGTCATAACTTTGAAGTGGTAAAACGCAGCGACGTATTGCAGGAAATTACCCGGTCCATGTTTGCCATTACGGTAGCAGGCACCCACGGTAAAACAACCGTTTCCACCATGATAGCACACCTGCTCACCGACAGTGGATATGGCTGTAATGCTTTCCTGGGCGGGATCAGCGTGAACTACAACAAGAATTTCTGGAGTAGTGAAAAAGCGGTAGCAGTGATTGAAGCAGATGAATACGACCGTTCTTTTCTGAAATTAAGTCCGGATATAGCGGTGTTGACTGCCATGGATGCAGACCACCTGGATATTTATGGTACAGCAACGGCTATGGAAGATGCTTTTATTGAATATACACACAATATCAAACCTAATGGCACGCTGATTGCCAGGTTCGGCCTACATCGCAATAATGAGCTGAATGCAACAAATAAATTGTTGTATAGTATACAGAACGATGTTGCCAATGCATATGCAGCCAACATACGCATGATAAACGGTGGATATGAGTTTGATGTGATGCAGCAGGATTGGATGATCGATAACATTCAAATGCACCTCGGCGGCATGCACAATGTGGAGAATGCAGTAGCTGCCATCACGGTAGCACACCTGCTGGGAATAGGCGCAGATAAGATAAAAGCGGCCATGGCCAGCTTTAAAGGTATCAAACGGAGGTTTGAATACGTCATCAAAAATGAGCAACAGGTATATATAGACGACTACGCGCATCATCCGGAAGAACTGCGTGCACTGATCACCAGCGCAAAAGCATTATTCCCCGGTAAAAAATGTACGGTAATATTTCAACCGCATTTATTTACCCGCACCCGTGATCTGGCAGATGGTTTTGCAGAAAGTCTTTCCCTGGCCGATGAAGTGATCTTACTCCCGATCTACCCGGCACGTGAACTGCCTATTGAAGGAGTAACCAGCGAAATACTCGCTGCAAAGATTACAGTGCCGGTACAGATCTTACAAAAAGAGGAAGTGCTGGAATGGATAAAGAAAAATGATGTGTCATTACTTATCACCGCCGGCGCCGGAGATATTGATCAGTTAAAAGAACCGATCAGTCATCTACTTAAATAA
- the ftsA gene encoding cell division protein FtsA: protein MNQEAPIIVGLDIGTTKIAAIAGRKNEYGKLEILGFGKATSFGVQHGMVLNIDQTIKAIRQALENCYASNPNLEINEVYVGIAGHHIKSLQTRGDIVRNDTDAEISQKDIDQLINDQYKTVIPASDQIIDVIPQQYIVDSLQNITYPIGMSGVKVGANFHIITGDKNAIRNINRSVEKSGLKIRDLVLQPLASAAAVMCDMDFEAGVAIVDIGGGTTDLAVFYEGILKHTAVIPYGGENITNDIKNGLGVLKTQAEQMKVQFGYALADEAKSNAYITIPGLRGQSPKEISVKNLAHIIQARMSEILDFVVYHLKQIGMDNKMLNGGIILTGGGSQLKHLIQLTEYTTGASARIGFPNEHLASGHIDELTKPMYATCVGLILKGYNDFENDRTALEENYVKINTSYLAKEQASQTFSQQEGWSDEDIPSSQEIQDRKAKERNASLKNFLDKMKTKIIDMFTEEEDAKL from the coding sequence ATGAATCAGGAAGCTCCCATCATTGTAGGCCTCGACATAGGAACTACGAAGATTGCTGCGATTGCAGGACGGAAGAATGAATACGGGAAACTGGAAATCCTGGGATTCGGTAAAGCTACATCGTTTGGTGTGCAGCACGGTATGGTGCTGAACATTGATCAAACGATCAAGGCTATCAGGCAAGCCCTGGAAAATTGTTATGCATCCAACCCCAACCTGGAGATTAACGAAGTATACGTAGGCATAGCCGGTCACCATATCAAAAGTTTGCAAACCCGCGGAGATATTGTACGCAACGACACCGATGCGGAAATATCCCAGAAAGATATTGATCAGTTAATCAACGATCAGTACAAGACCGTTATCCCTGCCAGTGATCAAATCATTGATGTCATCCCGCAGCAATACATTGTGGACAGTTTGCAGAATATCACCTACCCCATTGGTATGTCGGGGGTGAAGGTGGGTGCAAATTTCCACATCATTACCGGCGATAAAAATGCCATCCGCAACATTAACCGCAGCGTAGAAAAATCAGGTCTCAAGATCCGCGACCTGGTGCTTCAACCCCTGGCATCTGCCGCCGCTGTTATGTGCGACATGGACTTTGAAGCAGGTGTAGCCATTGTAGATATAGGTGGTGGTACCACTGATCTGGCAGTGTTTTACGAAGGTATCCTCAAGCATACTGCGGTGATCCCCTACGGAGGCGAAAATATCACCAACGATATCAAGAACGGCCTGGGTGTATTGAAAACACAGGCGGAACAGATGAAGGTACAATTCGGTTACGCACTGGCAGATGAAGCCAAAAGCAACGCTTATATTACCATCCCCGGTTTACGCGGTCAAAGTCCCAAGGAAATCTCTGTGAAAAACCTGGCCCATATCATCCAGGCGCGCATGAGCGAAATCCTCGATTTTGTTGTGTATCATCTCAAACAGATCGGCATGGATAATAAAATGCTGAATGGTGGTATTATCCTTACCGGTGGCGGTTCCCAGCTGAAACACCTCATTCAGCTGACAGAATATACTACCGGCGCCAGCGCACGTATCGGTTTCCCGAATGAACACCTCGCAAGTGGTCACATAGATGAATTAACCAAACCTATGTATGCTACCTGTGTCGGCCTGATCCTGAAAGGCTACAACGATTTCGAAAATGATCGTACAGCACTGGAAGAAAATTATGTAAAAATTAATACAAGCTACCTGGCTAAAGAACAGGCCTCCCAAACGTTTTCCCAACAGGAAGGCTGGTCAGATGAAGACATCCCCTCAAGCCAGGAAATTCAGGACAGGAAAGCAAAAGAAAGGAATGCATCGCTCAAGAATTTCCTTGACAAAATGAAAACAAAGATCATCGACATGTTTACAGAAGAAGAAGATGCAAAACTGTAA